GTTCCTTCAATCTTCGTTCCCGCGGAATTAATCACATACGGCGCCGGAAAGACCGGAAGCGGGAAGACAGCAACCGCGGATAACACGGATATAAACAGATGCAGATTCTGACTGAGTTTATGTTTATAATTCGTTTTCATCTGTGTACTCTGCAGTTAAATTTCTGACTCCTGACAACTCGTTTTCATAGCGGAATGAATCGCATACGGCAGCGGAAAGATCGCAACCGCGGATAACACGGATATAAACGGATACAGATTCTGACTGAGTTTATGTTTATAATTCATTTTCATCGGTGTAATCCGCAGTTAAATTTCTGACTCCTGACAACTCGTTTTCATAGCGGAATGAATCGCATACGGCAGCGGAAAGATCGCAACCGCGGATAACACGGATATAAACAGATACGGATTCTGACTGAGCTTATTTTTATAATCCGTTTTCATCTGTGTAATCCGTGGTTAAATTTCTGACTCCTGACAACTCGTTTTCATAGCGAATGAATCGCATACGGCAGCGGAAAAAGAGCAACCGCAGATAACACGGATATAAACAGATACGGATTCTGACTGAGTTTATGTTTATAATTCGTTTTCATCTGTGTAATCCGCGGTTAAATTCCTGATTCCTGACAACTCGTTTCCATTGCAGTTTCGAGTATTTAAAATTAATGAGAAGTGCCAGCCGTAAACCGGTTTTAGCGAGGTACCCGATCATTTGAACAACGTGCGTTTCTGTGAACGATTGAACAACTTTCGGGTCAACAATAATCAGATCTTCGACAATTAAGTCAGGGATCAGCTTCCCAATATCATGTCCTTTATATTTCACCGGAAATTGTTTTTGCTGTTCCGTTTTTAATCCCG
The sequence above is drawn from the Kiritimatiellales bacterium genome and encodes:
- a CDS encoding GxxExxY protein, whose product is MGENILYEEVSGKIIGAAIAVLNELKPGLDEKLYERALTIELQETGLKTEQQKQFPVKYKGHDIGKLIPDLIVEDLIIVDPKVVQSFTETHVVQMIGYLAKTGLRLALLINFKYSKLQWKRVVRNQEFNRGLHR